A single region of the Variovorax paradoxus genome encodes:
- a CDS encoding Crp/Fnr family transcriptional regulator: MSQLLAASRLERYGRGEVISNERGAPETFVIASGYAVMGYIPLEWGRTPVALVGPGSLCGFTRSDSHEERVTYDFCAHTDAVIVKMPTFAVRRILDANPVLWEDMAKMLMRQYREILDSLLGQGVGSLSRRLATTIERLTALYGSSDGHSVSLRLRLTQEELAALLQVTRQSVNKELLKLVTSGTISVVHNKITVLDFTALRRWGST; this comes from the coding sequence ATGAGTCAACTGCTCGCGGCTTCCCGCCTTGAAAGGTATGGAAGAGGCGAGGTCATATCGAATGAGCGGGGCGCGCCCGAAACGTTCGTGATTGCCTCCGGGTACGCCGTGATGGGCTACATCCCGCTGGAGTGGGGTCGAACGCCAGTCGCGCTTGTCGGCCCTGGCTCGCTATGCGGATTTACGCGGTCAGACAGCCATGAGGAGCGTGTCACGTACGACTTTTGCGCGCACACCGACGCGGTAATCGTGAAGATGCCGACCTTCGCAGTACGGCGAATCCTCGACGCCAACCCGGTGCTATGGGAAGACATGGCAAAAATGCTGATGAGACAGTACAGAGAAATCCTCGATTCACTCCTCGGGCAGGGTGTCGGATCGCTTTCTCGTCGTCTGGCAACCACCATCGAAAGATTGACGGCACTCTACGGAAGCAGCGACGGCCACAGCGTAAGCCTTCGCTTGCGGCTCACCCAAGAAGAACTCGCAGCGCTGCTGCAAGTCACCCGACAGAGCGTCAATAAAGAACTCTTGAAACTGGTGACGAGCGGCACGATAAGCGTTGTTCACAACAAGATCACCGTTCTCGATTTCACGGCACTGAGACGATGGGGGAGCACATGA
- a CDS encoding ESPR domain-containing protein has product MNKIYRSVWNESLGAWVATSEITSAGLLHESTARGFPP; this is encoded by the coding sequence ATGAACAAAATATATCGGAGCGTCTGGAATGAGTCGCTAGGCGCATGGGTGGCAACGTCGGAAATCACATCGGCCGGCCTCCTCCATGAGTCAACTGCTCGCGGCTTCCCGCCTTGA
- the blaOXA gene encoding class D beta-lactamase — translation MNRRHLILSPLPLLASTVLAATDIRDRAAWSKFFTEAGVQGTVVVVDDRRARESTFVHDVERAQRRYTPASTFKIPHSLFALDAGVLRDEFQKISWDGVQRSVEAWNADQDLRTAMRNSTVWVYERFAKQIGVARETAYMQQLNYGNAVATGDAPFWVEGDLAISAHEQIAFLRKLYRNELGFRIDHQRLVKDVMINEAGKDWILRAKTGWSGKVGWWVGWVEWPTGPVFFAMNIDTPNRLDDLPKRIDITRSILRSIDALPR, via the coding sequence GTGAACCGCCGCCATCTCATCCTCTCCCCCCTGCCCCTTCTTGCCTCCACGGTGCTTGCCGCCACAGACATTCGAGATCGCGCCGCTTGGTCCAAGTTCTTCACAGAGGCCGGTGTCCAGGGCACCGTAGTTGTGGTCGACGACCGGCGAGCACGCGAGTCGACATTTGTGCACGATGTAGAGCGTGCCCAACGTCGCTACACGCCTGCATCCACCTTCAAGATTCCGCACAGCCTCTTCGCCTTGGACGCAGGCGTGCTGCGCGACGAGTTTCAGAAGATCTCCTGGGACGGAGTCCAACGCTCCGTTGAAGCGTGGAACGCAGATCAGGACCTTCGCACTGCAATGCGCAACTCCACAGTCTGGGTGTACGAGCGATTTGCCAAGCAGATTGGCGTTGCTCGCGAAACGGCCTATATGCAGCAGCTCAATTACGGCAACGCAGTCGCCACGGGCGATGCGCCCTTCTGGGTCGAAGGTGACCTAGCTATCTCGGCTCACGAGCAGATCGCGTTCTTGCGGAAGCTCTATCGGAATGAACTGGGTTTTCGTATCGACCACCAACGCCTGGTCAAAGACGTGATGATCAACGAAGCCGGAAAGGACTGGATCCTTCGCGCGAAAACCGGATGGAGCGGCAAGGTCGGCTGGTGGGTGGGTTGGGTCGAGTGGCCGACCGGCCCGGTGTTTTTTGCCATGAACATCGACACCCCGAACAGGCTCGACGACCTTCCGAAGCGCATCGACATTACGCGGAGCATCCTGCGGTCTATTGACGCACTGCCGCGTTGA